The genomic interval ACCTAAAAAAAGTGTATCACCAGAAAAAATTGCATGATTTTTTCCAGTTTCATCTTTTAATAAATACGTAGTACTTTCTAAGGTATGTCCTGGAGTATGCAACGCTGTTATTGTTATATCTCCTATTTTAAATACCTGATTATCCTCAGCAATTAAAGAATCAAAATCTGTATTAGCTGTTGGTCCATATACAATTTTTGCACCTGTTTTTTCAGCAAGCGTAACATGTCCGCTCACAAAATCTGCATGAAAATGGGTTTCGAAAATATATTTAATTTTTGCATTATTCTTTGACGCTTTACTAAGATACTCTTGTACTTCTCTTAATGGGTCAATTATAGCTACTTCTCCATTACTTTCTATATAATACGCACCTTGCGCTAAACAACCTGTATAAATTTGTTCTACTATCATAAATCTTTTCTAACTATTAATGGTATGCTTGATGTATATATTCTGCATACTTTTTTTGATGATCTCTATCTCCTGTTTTATAAAATTTTACGGCACCATATGCACGCATAAAAAAATGACTTACATCTACAATTTCTAATAATCCTGCTTTAAATAAAGAATCTCTTACAGGCCCTTTTATCCCAGCAAAATAAAAAGTGATACCTTTCTTTTTATAAAACCTCACTCTATCTTTTAACATTTCAACTCCTGTACTATCGACTCTATTTATGCTTTCTCCATCTAAAACAATAAGCTTTAAATTATCCCCTTTTGCTAAAGTCATTTCTTCTAAATTATCTCTAAAATAACTAGCATTTGCATAAAATAATTGTGCGTCAAATCTAAAAATTATAATATCTTTTTCAACTATTACATCTTTAAACCTGTTTTTATTTCGATAAAAATCTGAATCTGGCACTTGTCCTAATTCTGTTACATAAGGTCTCGATGTTCTAAAAATTAATACGATTAACGATAAGCCTACACCAGTAATTATACCAAACTCTATACCTAATAATAACGTAGCTAAAAATGTTGCCATCATTAACCAAAAATCTAAAGTATTCGATTTCCATAAAAATGAAGCTTCTTTAAAATTGATAAGTCCTGCTACAGAAACTATAATAATCGCTGCTAATACTGTTTTTGGTAAATGATAAAATAATGGCGTTAAAAACAATAAGGTTATCAAAACCATGCCAAACGAAATAATGGCAGCCATTCCTGTTTTTCCGCCACTTTCTTCATTAATTGCAGATCGTGAAAAACTTGATGTTGATGGATATGCTTTAAATAATGAACCTACAATATTACTTACACCTAAAGCAATTAATTCTTGATTTGGTCTAATTCTATATTCGTCTTGTTTGGCTTCAAGAGATTTCCCTATCGATATAGTTTCTAGATATCCAACCATTACTAATGTTAAGGCTATTGGTAACAATTCTCTTATTTGTTCAAACTCAAAATTTGGAATATCAAATTTTGGTAATCCAGAAGGAATTTCTTTTACAATAGAAACATCGATAAAGTTTTTACCAAAATAACGCATTACTAAAATGCTAATTATAACAACTATTAATGCATTTGGAATGTTCTTATTAATTTTTCTAAAGATGATAATTATTAAAATTGCTCCGATTCCAATTAATGTTGTATGATTATTAAAACTAAGAATGTTAGACCAAATATCTTCCAATAAGATTTGTATTTGATCACTCTGAATAAAATCTACCCCTAATAAATTTTTAAATTGATTCAAACCAATAATTAAAGCTACTGCAGATGTAAATCCAGTTATTACAGGTTTTGAAAGGAAATTAACTATAAAACCTAATCTAAAAACACCCATAAAGAATTGAATTACTCCTACCATTAAAGCTAATAAAATAGCAATAGAAATATAACTTTCCGACCCAGCTAATGCCAATGTAGAAACTCCTGTAGCAACAATTAACGAATCCATTGCAACTGGACCAACTGCTACTTGACGAGAAGAACCAAAAATTGCATACATCAATTGCGGAACTAAAGCCGCATATAAACCATAAATAGGTGGCAATCCAGCAATTAAAGCATAGGCTATTCCTTGCGGAATTAAAATAATTCCGACAGTAATTCCCGCAATAAAATCTCCTCTAAAATTTGAAGCTTTGTAGTTTGGCAACCACTCTAAAATCGGTATGAGTTGCTTTAATAATTTCATTTAGAACAATTCTCCTTGATTTTTTCCTTTTATCCTACCCAAGTGTTTATAGGCTAAATCTGTAACTTCTCTTCCTCTTGGAGTTCGCATAATAAATCCTTGTTGAATTAAAAAAGGTTCATATACTTCTTCAATAGTTTCAGTATTTTCAGAAACAGCAGTTGCAATGGTACTAATACCTACAGGACCTCCTTTAAATTTATCAATTATGGTCGCTAATATTTTATTATCCATTTCATCTAAACCATGCGCATCAACATTAAGCGCTTTCAATGCATATTTTGCAATCTCAATAGTAATATTTCCATCTCCTTTAATTTGTGCAAAATCACGTACTCTACGTAGTAATGCATTCGCAATTCTAGGTGTCCCTCTACTTCTACCAGCAATTTCAATTGCTGCTTCCATCGAGATTGGTACATTTAAAATATGTGAACTTCTCTGAACAATAGTTGTTAAAAGTTCTGTAGAATAATAATGTAATCTGCTGCTAATACCAAAACGAGCTCTCATTGGAGCAGTTAATAAACCAGAACGTGTAGTTGCTCCGATTAAAGTAAAAGGTTCTAAATTGATTTGAACTGTACGTGCATTTGGTCCAGATTCAATCATAATATCGATTTTATAATCTTCCATTGCAGAATATAAATACTCTTCTACAATTGGACTTAATCGATGGATTTCATCAATAAATAAAACATCACGTTCATCTAAATTAGTAAGTAAACCTGCTAAATCTCCTGGCTTATCTAACACAGGACCCGAAGTTACTTTTATACCGACTTCTAACTCATTTGCTAAAATATGTGCTAAGGTTGTTTTTCCTAATCCTGGAGGCCCATGAAACAACGTATGATCTAATGCTTCATCTCTTTGATTGGCTGCTTCAACAAAAATTTTTAAATTTTCTATTGCTTGATCTTGACCAGAAAAATCTTCGAAACTTAACGGACGTAATTTTTTTTCTACGTCTAATTCTTCATTAGAAAGGTTTGAGTTTTCTGGGTTTAGATTTTCATTCATATCCTTACAAAGATAGTTTAAAATTGAATGGTTTTATTGATAAATTCCAGCCTCGATAAATGCTTTTTTAGCTGCTTCAGTTACATCACCTTCAAACAATTTTTCATATCGAGCATCTAATACATATGCTTTTACTAAAACTTTTGTTGCAGCATGATCATCAAAATGATCAAAAAACAAAATAGTAACAGGTTTATCAATATTTAAATAACGAGAAGTAATGGCTGCTTCTTGAGCAATTTTTCTAACCTTCGTAATATTTACATTTACTGGCAACCATAAATTGATAACTACCATACAATCTAAAGCTCCAGAATTTGCATTTGAAATACTATCAGAAATTATCGCAGAATTGGGGATAGTTACTAAATTATCATCCAACGTATTTACTTGCGTATTCCTTAGACCAATATTTACAACTTCACCGTAATTTCCTTTAATATTTATTCTATCACCAATTTGAAAAGGTCTATCTAAAATGATTAATAATCCACCAAAAACATTTTTTAAGATATCTTGTAAGGCAAAACCTAATGCTAATGCAGATGAACCCATTAATGCATAAATTGCTTCTGCAGATGGATTAAACAGTGTGACAATTAAGGTATAGATTGCAAGTGTCCACACCAAAATATTGATGACGGGTTGAATACGTAAAATTTTTAATCTGTGACGATTAAAGTTTTTAACCATGTTCTTAAAAAACCAGTTAAACAACTTTATTAATCCCCATGTTAAAACAAGTACTACAAAAATGGTAATGACTTTAGTAAACGATACTATCTCTGTGGCATTATTTAATGTATCTCCAACATTTTTATGAACATCTTCAACAGTTTCTTCTTGCGCAAAAATGATTCCGCTTAGCAATAGAAATATATAGGTAAGTCTCTTTTTCATCTTATTTAATATTTCTGTTTAAACGTTCTCTTAGTCTATTTTTTAACTCATCTAAATACATTAAATTAATTCTGTATTCAGTATCTCCTTTTTTATTTTGAGTAGTTCTTATCAAGTTTTTTTCAAGTAATTTTTCAATTGTTAATCTACTTTGTCTGTTAGAGTTTCTTAATACCACATTAAGTTCATTAATGGTTAAAGCTCTATGTTGAAAAATTGCTTCTAGAATGAATAAATCACTTAATTTAAGTTCTTCAATTATTTTAGGTTCATAGGGTTTTATGTACACCGATTTTTCCTTGACATTAAAGGCTGAGTTTCTAGCATATAAAATTGCTTTAGACATATTCCCATTTGCAAATTCAAATAGTTTTTTAAAAAACAACTCTTCTAACTGTTTCTGTCGTTCTTCTTTTGATAATTTTTTTAGTTGATTTTCTAACTTTTTTGTAATAGTGTCAGGCTTTAAAAAGACCATAGAATATCCAGAGTTCCTTGCTAGAATATCTTCTTTTAATTCTTGATTTTCAATTGGATTTAAATTGATTACATATGGAAAATGCGAAGAGAAAAATTTTACTCTATTTAAAAAGTAAAAAGAATATTTGTTTACAGAGATTATCCAGTAAATATGCTTTTTTGTTGCGTGTAAAAACAATAAAAAATCTTCAAGTAAATTAAATCCGTTTATTTTTCTAATGAACAAACGTTCAATATTTTCAAGAATAATTACTGATTCTTCTATATTTTCAACAATATAATCTTTAAGATCTTTTAGTGTTTTAAACTCCTGGTCTATCTGTAAATCTTTTTGTAAGTGATTGATTAACTTTTGATAGGTATCAATAGCTTCGTGACTTTCTAAAATTCTAGCTGAAGGATAAATATAAGTACTTGCATGTAATAAAGACGTTGCTCCCTCTCCAGGATTTGTAACAACTAATAATGGAGCTTTTACAATTTTCCAATTATCATAGGCTCTTTCTAGACTTAATAATCCATTTTCTCTTCCTTTTAAAGCTTCCTTACTTTGTAAAGAATATAGAGTAAATCGTTCTAGATATTCATCTGGTAATTGTCTAATTTCTTCTGCTTCTTCAATTAAAGAAACTTCTTCATCAGTTTCAATATCGAGAACTTTAAAGATTATATTTTTAAATTTTTGCCACTTTTCTGAAGAAAACATCTATTCCAATTTATGAATAGTAAATATAATCAATAGAAATGAAAATTACTAGGCACAAAAAAAGGCTTTCAAAATTGAAAGCCTTTTTATAAAATTTATATTTTTTTAAGAGGGTTCTTCACCGTCTTTTAATGGTGTAGTTTGTAGTACAAAATCTTGTCCGTGAACATATTCTCCATTTTCATCAACCTTACTATAGTCATATGCCCAACGATGAACTTCAGGAATTTTACCTGGCCAGTTTCCATGGATATGTTCTACTGGAGTTGTCCATTCAATTGTATTTGAATTCCAAGGGTTTTGAGATGCTTTATTTCCTCTTTTAATCGAGATAAAGAAGTTTGCTAAGAAAATAATCTGAGCCAATCCTCCAATTAAGGCAAATATGGTAATTACAACATTAATATCTGCTAAATCATCAAACATTGGAAAGTTTGTATTTGTATAATATCTACGTGGTAATCCAGCTAAACCAATAAAGTGCATTGGCCAAAATACTCCGTATGCACAAATAATTGTAATCCAGAAATGCCAATATCCTAAGGTCTTATTCATCATTCTACCATACATTTTTGGAAACCAATGATAAATCCCGGCATACATTCCGAAGATAGCAGAAACCCCCATTACTAAGTGGAAATGTGCTACAACAAAATACGTATCATGAATATTAATATCTAGAGCAGAATCTCCTAAAACTAATCCTGTTAAACCTCCTGTAACGAATGTAGAAACTAATCCGATAGAGAATAACATGGCAGGGTTTAATTGTAGATTTCCTTTCCAGAGTGTGGTAATATAATTAAATGCTTTTACCGCTGATGGGATTGCAATTAATACCGTTGTAAACGTAAACACAGATCCTAAGAAAGGATTCATTCCTGAAATAA from Lutibacter sp. Hel_I_33_5 carries:
- a CDS encoding SulP family inorganic anion transporter, encoding MKLLKQLIPILEWLPNYKASNFRGDFIAGITVGIILIPQGIAYALIAGLPPIYGLYAALVPQLMYAIFGSSRQVAVGPVAMDSLIVATGVSTLALAGSESYISIAILLALMVGVIQFFMGVFRLGFIVNFLSKPVITGFTSAVALIIGLNQFKNLLGVDFIQSDQIQILLEDIWSNILSFNNHTTLIGIGAILIIIIFRKINKNIPNALIVVIISILVMRYFGKNFIDVSIVKEIPSGLPKFDIPNFEFEQIRELLPIALTLVMVGYLETISIGKSLEAKQDEYRIRPNQELIALGVSNIVGSLFKAYPSTSSFSRSAINEESGGKTGMAAIISFGMVLITLLFLTPLFYHLPKTVLAAIIIVSVAGLINFKEASFLWKSNTLDFWLMMATFLATLLLGIEFGIITGVGLSLIVLIFRTSRPYVTELGQVPDSDFYRNKNRFKDVIVEKDIIIFRFDAQLFYANASYFRDNLEEMTLAKGDNLKLIVLDGESINRVDSTGVEMLKDRVRFYKKKGITFYFAGIKGPVRDSLFKAGLLEIVDVSHFFMRAYGAVKFYKTGDRDHQKKYAEYIHQAYH
- the ruvB gene encoding Holliday junction branch migration DNA helicase RuvB, translating into MNENLNPENSNLSNEELDVEKKLRPLSFEDFSGQDQAIENLKIFVEAANQRDEALDHTLFHGPPGLGKTTLAHILANELEVGIKVTSGPVLDKPGDLAGLLTNLDERDVLFIDEIHRLSPIVEEYLYSAMEDYKIDIMIESGPNARTVQINLEPFTLIGATTRSGLLTAPMRARFGISSRLHYYSTELLTTIVQRSSHILNVPISMEAAIEIAGRSRGTPRIANALLRRVRDFAQIKGDGNITIEIAKYALKALNVDAHGLDEMDNKILATIIDKFKGGPVGISTIATAVSENTETIEEVYEPFLIQQGFIMRTPRGREVTDLAYKHLGRIKGKNQGELF
- a CDS encoding mechanosensitive ion channel family protein yields the protein MKKRLTYIFLLLSGIIFAQEETVEDVHKNVGDTLNNATEIVSFTKVITIFVVLVLTWGLIKLFNWFFKNMVKNFNRHRLKILRIQPVINILVWTLAIYTLIVTLFNPSAEAIYALMGSSALALGFALQDILKNVFGGLLIILDRPFQIGDRINIKGNYGEVVNIGLRNTQVNTLDDNLVTIPNSAIISDSISNANSGALDCMVVINLWLPVNVNITKVRKIAQEAAITSRYLNIDKPVTILFFDHFDDHAATKVLVKAYVLDARYEKLFEGDVTEAAKKAFIEAGIYQ